The following proteins are co-located in the Anas platyrhynchos isolate ZD024472 breed Pekin duck chromosome 1, IASCAAS_PekinDuck_T2T, whole genome shotgun sequence genome:
- the NIPA1 gene encoding magnesium transporter NIPA1: MRMAAEGAAQSPGPGPGPGPAAVSLGLSVAVVSSLVNGSTFVLQKKGIVRARGRGTSYLTDIVWWSGTIAMALGQIGNFLAYTAVPTVLVTPLGALGVPFGSILASYLLKEKLNILGKLGCLLSCAGSVVLIIHSPKSESVTTQAELEEKLTNPVFVGYLCIVLLMLLLLIFWIAPAHGPTNIMVYISICSLLGSFTVPSTKGIGLAAQDIFHNNPSSQRALYLCLVLLAVLGCSIIIQFRYINKALECFDSSVFGAIYYVVFTTLVLLASAILFREWSNVGVVDFLGMACGFTTVSIGIVLIQVFKEFNFNIGDLNKPNMKTD; encoded by the exons ATGCGGATGGCGGCCGAGGGGGCAGCGCAGAGCCCCGGGCCCGGgccggggcccggccccgccgccgtgTCGCTGGGCCTGAGCGTGGCCGTGGTGTCCAGCCTGGTGAACGGCTCCACCTTCGTCCTGCAGAAGAAGGGCATCGTACGGGCCCGCGGGAGAG GTACTTCATACTTGACAGATATAGTATGGTGGTCTGGCACTATTGCAA TGGCTCTGGGTCAAATAGGGAATTTCTTGGCCTACACTGCAGTCCCAACTGTGTTAGTGACTCCCTTGGGAGCACTTGGCGTTCCATTTGG GTCTATTTTAGCTTCTTacttgctgaaagaaaaactgaacatTCTTGGCAAGCTGGGATGTTTGCTGAGCTGCGCTGGATCTGTTGTTCTCATCATCCATTCCCCAAAGTCTGAGAGTGTAACAACTCAGGCTGAGCTTGAAGAGAAGCTAACAAATCCAG ttttcgTGGGTTATCTCTGCATAGTACTGCTAATGCTTCTCCTGCTTATCTTCTGGATAGCTCCAGCTCATGGACCTACTAATATCATGGTTTACATCAGCATTTGCTCTCTCTTGGGCAGTTTCACTGTTCCCAGCACAAAAGGCATTGGGCTGGCTGCTCAAGATATCTTTCACAATAACCCATCGAGTCAAAGGGCTCTGTACCTCTGTCTGGTACTTCTGGCAGTATTAGGATGTAGCATTATCATTCAGTTCAGATACATCAATAAGGCACTGGAATGTTTTGACTCCTCTGTGTTTGGAGCCATCTACTACGTTGTGTTTACCACTCTAGTCCTGCTGGCTTCAGCTATCCTTTTCAGGGAATGGAGTAATGTAGGAGTGGTAGATTTCTTGGGAATGGCATGTGGATTCACCACAGTATCTATTGGAATTGTTCTTATACAAGTCTTCAAGGAGTTCAACTTCAATATCGGAGATTTAAATAAACCTAACATGAAgacagattaa